In Bermanella sp. WJH001, the genomic stretch CAAACCCGCTGTGCAATGTTTTTAAAGTCTTGAATAAAGGCATTCTCGGCTTGCTCTGCACGTACCGCTGCATACAGTGTGCGCCAAACGCCGTGTCGACCGAGTGGTTTATCTACTACAAAACCTTGTTTCACATAATCATGTACGGCCCAGTTAGGTAGGCAGCTGATACCGCGACCACTGGCCACCAGTTGCACCATCATCATGGTCAATTCAACTTGGCGTACGCTACCAGGCTCAATGCCGGCTGGGGTTAAAAAGCATTGGAAAACATCCAAGCTTGAACAATCAACCGGGTAGGTGATTAGGGTTTCTTTGCTTAAATCGTGTGGTTCGATGACGGGTTTTTGCGTCAGTGCGTGATCCGGTGCTAATACCAACATGGCTTGGTATTTAAACAAGGGTAGATACTGCACATTTTCGTCGTTTTTAGGGTCGGATGTGACCACTAAATCCAGTTCACCATTTTTAAGTTTGGCGATGGAGTCAAAGTGAAATCCGCCCAACATATCTAGCTCCACCTCTGGCCAATGGCCTCGGAACTCATTAAGGGTTGGCATGAGCCAGTCGTAACAACTGTGGCATTCAATGGTGATGTTTAAACGACCTTTGCGCCCTTGGCGGATGCGCGATAGGTCACGTTCACTGGCTTCGATTTGAGGCAATACCGATTGCGCCAATTCTAATAGACGCTGACCGGCAGGCGTAAAACGCACGGGTTTGGTTTTGCGATAAAACAGCGGTTGATCTAAGCGGCCTTCTAATTCTTTTAATTGGTGTGAAAGGGCTGACTGGGTTAAATGAATTTGCGCCGCTGCCTCTACCAGACTACCGGTTTGATCTAGCGCCATTAAGGTTTTTAAGTGTCGAAGCTCGATATTCACGTGGGGCCTCAGCGAAAAGTATTAGATGCTAATTAAAGTACCATTATTAGAATTATTCAACAATTATTTGAAAATAATGAGTTTGATTCAATTTGTTTTGCTGTGCATTCTGTATTAGTAAATTTCACCCATAGGAATAATAACGTGAATAATATTAATGTTAATGCTCGACACAATATATCGACCCATGTGCTTGGTTACCCACGTATGGGCGCGCAGCGTCAGCTTAAGTGGGCCCTTGAGGATTATTGGAAAGGGCAGCTAACTCAAGATCAGCTGTTAAACGAAGCGGCTAATATTCGCCAAAGCCATTGGCAAATACAACTGGATGCCGGCTTAGACTTTATAACGGCTGGTGACTTTGCGCTTTACGATCATGTGTTAAACCACTCGTATATGTTTGGTGTGGTACCTGAGCGTTTTGCATCCGCTGAGTCTGGTTGGCAGTGGGACACTTATTTTCGTATGGCCCGTGGTCGCAGTGCTCAAGGGGACGATTGTGCCGCCTGCGAAATGACCAAATGGTTTGATACCAATTACCATTACTTGGTACCAGAATTCACTGAGCAGCAAACGTTTTCATTAAATGCCGATGTTTGGTTAGAAGAGATTAAGCAGGCGCAAGCATTAACCCCAAATGTGAAAGCGGTATTGCTTGGGCCGCTGACCTATCTTTGGTTAGGTAAAACCCAAAACAATGGTGATGCCATTGATTTATTGCCGCAATTGTTAAATGTGTACAGTGAATTACTGCATAAAGTCAGCGAATTGGGCATTGAGTGGTTGCAGTTGGATGAACCGATTTTAGGGTTAGATTTACCGCAACACTGGAAACAAGGATTTGAGCTTGCCTATAACCAACTTAAAAGCTCGCCCCTTAAAATATTGTTGGCCACGTATTTTTCTGAATTAGACGATAACTTAACCCTTGCATGTCAGTTACCGGTGGCGGGGTTACATATTGATGGCATTAACGGCAAACACGATTTACCAAATGTGCTCGATCGTCTGCCCCCTTATAAAGTGTTGTCTTTGGGGTTAATTAATGGCCGTAATATTTGGAAAGCGGATGTTGACGCTATTTTACCCGTGATTAACGATTTTTATTCCACATTGGGTGATCGCCTTTGGCTGGCGAGCAGTTGCTCGTTATTACATGTGCCAGAAGATTTAGATCAAGAAGTGAATTTGGTGCCACAAGTTAAAGCCCAGTTTGCATTTGCAAAACAAAAATGTGCTGAGGTTTCTGCATTACCTGCTCAGTTGGCGGCGCAGCTGCAAGGGGACAAACATGTTTTAACTCAAAACCCGATTAAGCAAACAACAAAACCGTTAGATGCAATTGGTGCTGAATTAAAACAACAAATTGCACAATTAACCTCAAGCTCGTTTGCCCGTGCCAATACCTTTGCCACACGTAAAACCATTCAACAGCAGCAATTTAATTTGCCCTTGTTTGCCACCACTACCATTGGATCGTTTCCGCAAACCAAAGAAATCCGCCAAGCTCGTTTAGGCTTTAAGCAAGGCAGTATTTCGCAACAGGTTTACGAAACAATCATGTCTGAAGAAATTCAGCATGCGGTAAAAGAGCAAGAAAATATCGGCCTTGATGTGTTGGTGCATGGAGAAGCAGAGCGTAACGACATGGTGGAATATTTTGGTCAGCAACTTGAAGGTTATGTATTTACCGACTTTGGTTGGGTACAAAGTTATGGTTCTCGCTGTGTGAAACCGCCCATTATTGCCAGTGATGTGTATCGCCCGCAGGCTATGACGGTGCGCTGGAGCCAGTACGCACAAAGCCTGACACAAAAACCCATGAAGGGCATGTTAACTGGGCCCATCACCATGTTGTGCTGGTCGTTTACTCGTGAAGATATTTCGCTAAAAGAGCAGGCTTTTCAATTAGCGCTGGCGTTGGCGGATGAAGTGTTAGATCTAGAAAAAGCCGGTATTAATATGATTCAGGTGGATGAACCTGCGCTACGTGAAGGCTTACCGTTGCGCCAGCGTGATTGGCAGGCATATTTACGCTGGGCGGTGGATGCGTTTCGTTTGTCAGTGGCGCGTGTGCAAGACAGTACACAAATCCATACACACATGTGTTATGCCGAATTTAATGACATTATTGAAGCCATAGCCGAGCTTGATGCGGATGTGATTACCATTGAAACCAGCCGCTCGAATATGGAGCTATTGCAAGCGTTTGAAGACTTTAAATACCCCAATGATATTGGTCCAGGTGTCTATGATATTCACAGCCCCATTGTGCCGACTCAGCAGTGGATGGCACAGCTACTACAAAAAGCGGCCCAAGCCATTGCACCAGAGCAATTATGGGTGAACCCAGATTGTGGGTTGAAAACCCGTGCATGGCCAGAAACCCATGAAGCACTTACCTTGATGGTAAAAGCGGCAAAACAATTGCGTGAACAATACGCACACGTTAACGCTTAACCCCTTGTTTGTTCAATCACTCAGGCCTGTATTTGGCTTGGGTGATTGACCCTCTACTGCAACACACCCTTGCAATAAAGCCCCTCAACTAGGCACGATTTTCCTTATTAGTTAGCGTACAATGCAGGGCTTTATACATGTGTAAGTTGCCAATATGTTTTCTTTTTTCGAAAAGCTGATTAATCCGTTTCCATCGCAAGACCCCCAACAGCCTCCCAATACTCTTTGGGCATTTTGTCGCCACTATACGCAAGGCATGGCGTTACCTTTAATCGCCATGGCGGTACTAACCGCTGTGTTGGCCATGTTTGAGGTGTACCTGTTTGGTTTTATGGGGCAGCTTGTTGATTGGTTGGTCGATAAAGATCCGCAAACCTTATGGCATGAGCAAAGTACTACCTTATATCTACTGGGCTTTATGCTCATTATTGGTATGCCGGTTTTGGTGGCGCTGCATTCAATGGTAATTCACCAAGCATTAATGGGGAATTTCCCCATGTCGATTCGTTGGATGGCCCACCGTTATTTATTAAAACAAAGTATGAGTTTTTACCAAGACGAATTTGCTGGGCGTATTGCCACCAAGGTTATGCAAACGTCATTGGCCGTTCGTGAAAGCGTGATGAAGATGCTAAACGTAATGGTCTATATTTTGGTTTATTTTATTTCGATGTTGGCCGTGATCGCACAAGCCGATTGGCGTTTGATCTTGCCTGTGTTGGGTTGGTTGGTTTTGTACATCATTGCCCAGGTAATTTTTATTCCCAAATTAAAAAACATTGCCACCGAACAAGCCAATGCGCGCAGTGATATGACAGGGCGCATTGTTGATAGTTATACCAATATCAGCACAGTGAAATTGTTCAGCCACTCAAAGCGTGAAAGCGATTATGCAAAAGAAGGCATGGATGGCTTTTTAAAAACAGTACATAGCCAAATGCGTTTGGCAGTGGGTTTAAACGTTAGTGTGCACACGATTAATTATCTATTGGTTTTTGGTATTGGTGCATTGGGTTTATACCTTTGGAGCCTGCAACAAATTACCGTAGGTGCCATTGCGGTAGGGGTGAGTTTGGCTCTGCGACTAAATGGCATGGCTCAATGGATTATGTGGGAAGTGAGCAGCTTATTTGAAAACATAGGTACTGTGGTTGATGGCATGCAAACCCTGTCAAAACCACAAGATGTACAAGATGTGAGTACAGCAAAAGCATTGGCTGTTAATAAAGGTGCCATTGATTTTAATAACGTTGCCTTTTTCTACGATGAAAAACACGAAAACGGCATCACACAACGCAAGGTGTTTGAGCAATTGCAGCTGAATATTAAACCCGGTGAAAAAGTGGGTTTAGTAGGGCGCAGTGGTGCCGGTAAGTCTACCTTGGTGAATTTGTTATTGCGTTTTTATGATGTGCAAGGGGGCGAAATTTGTGTCGATGGGCAAAATATTTCAAATGTTCAGCAAGAAACCCTTCGCGCCAAAATTGGTATGGTGACACAGGATACGTCATTACTGCACCGCAGTGTGCGTGACAATAT encodes the following:
- a CDS encoding LysR family transcriptional regulator, encoding MNIELRHLKTLMALDQTGSLVEAAAQIHLTQSALSHQLKELEGRLDQPLFYRKTKPVRFTPAGQRLLELAQSVLPQIEASERDLSRIRQGRKGRLNITIECHSCYDWLMPTLNEFRGHWPEVELDMLGGFHFDSIAKLKNGELDLVVTSDPKNDENVQYLPLFKYQAMLVLAPDHALTQKPVIEPHDLSKETLITYPVDCSSLDVFQCFLTPAGIEPGSVRQVELTMMMVQLVASGRGISCLPNWAVHDYVKQGFVVDKPLGRHGVWRTLYAAVRAEQAENAFIQDFKNIAQRVCHQHLEGIKHA
- a CDS encoding ABC transporter ATP-binding protein codes for the protein MFSFFEKLINPFPSQDPQQPPNTLWAFCRHYTQGMALPLIAMAVLTAVLAMFEVYLFGFMGQLVDWLVDKDPQTLWHEQSTTLYLLGFMLIIGMPVLVALHSMVIHQALMGNFPMSIRWMAHRYLLKQSMSFYQDEFAGRIATKVMQTSLAVRESVMKMLNVMVYILVYFISMLAVIAQADWRLILPVLGWLVLYIIAQVIFIPKLKNIATEQANARSDMTGRIVDSYTNISTVKLFSHSKRESDYAKEGMDGFLKTVHSQMRLAVGLNVSVHTINYLLVFGIGALGLYLWSLQQITVGAIAVGVSLALRLNGMAQWIMWEVSSLFENIGTVVDGMQTLSKPQDVQDVSTAKALAVNKGAIDFNNVAFFYDEKHENGITQRKVFEQLQLNIKPGEKVGLVGRSGAGKSTLVNLLLRFYDVQGGEICVDGQNISNVQQETLRAKIGMVTQDTSLLHRSVRDNILYGHPSATEEDVIAAAKKAKAYDFIQQLTDPFGNKGFDAQVGERGVKLSGGQRQRIAIARVLLKDAPILILDEATSALDSEVEAAIQHSLNVLMEDKTVIAIAHRLSTIAAMDRLVILDEGRIVEQGTHQELVNSGGIYSQLWAHQTGGFIGE
- the metE gene encoding 5-methyltetrahydropteroyltriglutamate--homocysteine S-methyltransferase: MNNINVNARHNISTHVLGYPRMGAQRQLKWALEDYWKGQLTQDQLLNEAANIRQSHWQIQLDAGLDFITAGDFALYDHVLNHSYMFGVVPERFASAESGWQWDTYFRMARGRSAQGDDCAACEMTKWFDTNYHYLVPEFTEQQTFSLNADVWLEEIKQAQALTPNVKAVLLGPLTYLWLGKTQNNGDAIDLLPQLLNVYSELLHKVSELGIEWLQLDEPILGLDLPQHWKQGFELAYNQLKSSPLKILLATYFSELDDNLTLACQLPVAGLHIDGINGKHDLPNVLDRLPPYKVLSLGLINGRNIWKADVDAILPVINDFYSTLGDRLWLASSCSLLHVPEDLDQEVNLVPQVKAQFAFAKQKCAEVSALPAQLAAQLQGDKHVLTQNPIKQTTKPLDAIGAELKQQIAQLTSSSFARANTFATRKTIQQQQFNLPLFATTTIGSFPQTKEIRQARLGFKQGSISQQVYETIMSEEIQHAVKEQENIGLDVLVHGEAERNDMVEYFGQQLEGYVFTDFGWVQSYGSRCVKPPIIASDVYRPQAMTVRWSQYAQSLTQKPMKGMLTGPITMLCWSFTREDISLKEQAFQLALALADEVLDLEKAGINMIQVDEPALREGLPLRQRDWQAYLRWAVDAFRLSVARVQDSTQIHTHMCYAEFNDIIEAIAELDADVITIETSRSNMELLQAFEDFKYPNDIGPGVYDIHSPIVPTQQWMAQLLQKAAQAIAPEQLWVNPDCGLKTRAWPETHEALTLMVKAAKQLREQYAHVNA